Proteins found in one Magnolia sinica isolate HGM2019 chromosome 5, MsV1, whole genome shotgun sequence genomic segment:
- the LOC131247037 gene encoding uncharacterized protein LOC131247037, producing MIFRKFWQHDPPRFRGEHDPSTAELWRTEVERIFDTMQCPSEQRVLLATFLLQGKAWHWWSSVSRMAGPNFVWILEEFVVRFDQKFFPEHVRDQWAMKFETLVQGDMTVSQYEARFVTLSKFAPYLADNERRRARCFQNGLHPALRSRVVGHYLMTFDQVIHRALVYEEDWAMS from the coding sequence ATGATATTCCGCAAGTTCTGGCaacatgatcccccgaggttcagGGGTGAGCACGACCCTTCTACTGCTGAGTTGTGGCGCACTGAGGTGGAGAGGATATTCGACACCATGCAGTGTCCGAGTGAGCAGAGAGTCTTGTTAGCCACTTTCCTTCTGCAGGGCAAGGCTTGGCATTGGTGGTCATCAGTATCGAGGATGGCTGGGCCCAATTTTGTTTGGATTTTGGAGGAATTCGTGGTCCgcttcgaccagaagttcttccctgagcatgttCGTGATCAGTGGGCTATGAAGTTCGAGACTCTAGTCCAGGGAGATATGACagtgtctcagtatgaggcccgttttgtAACGCTTTCCAAATTCGCTCCCTATCTTGCCGACAACGAGAGGAGGAGGGCTCGCTGTTTCCAAAATGGTTTGCATCCTGCTCTCCGCAGTCGCGTGGTGGGACATTACTTGATGACGTTTGATCAGGTCATTCACAGAGCGTTGgtatatgaggaggactgggccatGTCCTAG